A segment of the Candidatus Methylomirabilota bacterium genome:
TGATGGCAAAGCCGATCCCCGACATCATGCCGAGCACCATCCCCATGACGGGGTTCTTCATCCGCGTGGTGAAGTACGCCACCAGGAAGAGCGGGATGGCCTTGGTCAGCTCTTCCCGCACGCCCACGCCGAGGACATTGGCAACCAGGGTCAGAGGGAAGAAGTCGATGGCCTCGATCCGCTCGAAGACCTTGCCGGGCAGCTGCAGATAGAGGCCCAGGAGCGGGATGCCGATGAAGGCCGTGAAGAACACGGTGGCGAGACACCAGAAGATGCTGACCTGGTGATCGGCGAAGAGGCGGTACATCAAGAGCGCCCAGAGCAGCCCCGACCAGATGGCGAGGCCGTACAGAATCGAGTGAGCGCTCTCGAGCGACTGTATGGCCAGGGGGACGATGGCCACCAGTGACAGGAGGAGAAAGACGGGCTCTTCAAGATCTCGACGGCGCGCTCCCCGTCCACCAGGGCGATCTCCTTCAGGGAGACGGAGGCGACCTCCTGGAGAAAGTCCGTGACGGCGGTCAGCGGCTGGCTCGCGGGAGTCGTCGAAGGCCCCGGAGCCCCGGACGAGCTCGACGCTGGATCGGTGGCCGTGCCGCACCGGAACAGAAGCGTGTGCCCTCGGCGAGCTGGCGGCCGCACGCGGTGCAAAACATGGCCCGGGGATTATAGGGCAAAGGCGGTCAGATGCCGAGTCCCTCCAGGAAGTCCGCCATCACCCTCTGCACCTCGGTCCGATGACTGCGGTTCGGGAAATGCGGTCCGCCCTCGACCACGTGCAGGCGCGCGCCAGGAATGGTCGCGGCCAGGCGCCGGGACATCGCGAGCGTGGGGAAGCGGTCCTCGGAGCCCGCGATGATCTGGACGGGGCAATGGATCCGTCCGCAGTCGGTCAGCCAGTCCACGCGTGAATACGTCTCGTCGAGCAGGGCCAGGAGCGAGGCGACCGAGTGCAGACGCAGGCGCGCCGTCAGCTCCGCATAGCGCTCCGGTCGCCTCTTGAGCCGCTGCAGCGCCTCTTCGCCCATGCGCAGCCGGACATTGGCGTCGAAGTAGTCCTCGAAGCGCCCGGCCTCGACGAGTGGGCGATGAGCCGCCCACCATGACCTGTCCTCGGGGGGCGCGGCGTAGGGCGGCCCGCTGATGGAGATCACGGCGCGCACGCGAGCGGAGGCGTGCGCGGCGGCCCAGAGCGACAGCGCGGCGCCCATGGAGGCGCCGCCCCAGACGGCCGCGTCCACCCCGAGCGCGGCCAGCCAGAGGAGAAGATCCTCCAGCTTTCGCGCGTAGGTGTAGTCCTCCGGGCGCTCGAACTTCGTGGAGAGCCCGTGACCGCGAGTGTCCGGGACGAGGGCGCGCACTCGCCCCG
Coding sequences within it:
- a CDS encoding alpha/beta hydrolase, with protein sequence MARSVPSSSTSSSPSCTGSAPTPCLATRGTSSGASLLPETRLPNGVRIHWREAGDPRKPAIVWIHGGSVEDSSVMLPDLEPFSGRVRALVPDTRGHGLSTKFERPEDYTYARKLEDLLLWLAALGVDAAVWGGASMGAALSLWAAAHASARVRAVISISGPPYAAPPEDRSWWAAHRPLVEAGRFEDYFDANVRLRMGEEALQRLKRRPERYAELTARLRLHSVASLLALLDETYSRVDWLTDCGRIHCPVQIIAGSEDRFPTLAMSRRLAATIPGARLHVVEGGPHFPNRSHRTEVQRVMADFLEGLGI